A window of the Pseudomonadota bacterium genome harbors these coding sequences:
- a CDS encoding class I SAM-dependent methyltransferase — protein MFAYLYEKRNDYRDLLFENRFAYRYLLPLYNKHVLVPQKTGRENQIRESPLAHEWLDGLKGVEVGPCRRPTRSGWRRETSGGVTRTTSASSSSGWGCFSHLHIESRADEVPLPDGAVDFVLSSHVIEHCVDPIKAAPRVVSHYPDRRDRLHDRAAPHRGAL, from the coding sequence ATGTTTGCCTACTTGTACGAGAAGCGTAATGATTACCGGGACCTCCTCTTCGAGAACCGGTTCGCGTATCGCTATCTCCTGCCGCTCTACAACAAGCATGTGTTGGTGCCGCAGAAGACCGGGCGGGAGAACCAGATCCGTGAGAGTCCGCTGGCGCACGAGTGGCTCGACGGCCTGAAGGGCGTCGAGGTAGGGCCGTGTCGGAGACCAACCCGTTCGGGCTGGCGACGCGAGACATCGGGCGGCGTGACAAGAACTACGAGCGCGAGCAGCTCGAGCGGGTGGGGGTGCTTCTCGCATCTTCATATCGAGTCGAGGGCGGATGAGGTTCCGCTGCCGGATGGCGCGGTGGATTTCGTGCTCTCGTCGCATGTGATCGAACACTGCGTGGACCCGATCAAGGCCGCTCCTCGAGTGGTTTCGCATTACCCGGATCGGCGGGATCGTCTTCATGATCGCGCCGCACCGCACCGCGGCGCTCTGTGA